The Theobroma cacao cultivar B97-61/B2 chromosome 2, Criollo_cocoa_genome_V2, whole genome shotgun sequence genome includes the window TTTGATGATCAATATTTGctgtaaattttataaaatttgcaTGATTTATACTTTATAGCTTGCTGtaaaatttgcaaaatttACACCTTTTTGTTGCACATTAGAATGTTGTAGGTATTATTATACACTTTTTAACTGCATATTCTATATGCTGCTATAGATATTAGGATTGCAGCCATATACTATATGGctgtataataattttgttacaaaatctcataaaaaggTGCAGCTAAACTTTTCCATACAATGGCTACGGTTACATTTTTTCTAAGTACAGCCTTAACATAAGATAGCAGATTTTTCACCTATGGCTGCAATTTTTTCTGCAGCCAAAGGTCAAAAATGTTCTAGTGACAATCAAATTCTTCATTTTGTTTGGATGACAAGGAAAACATTAAGgaaaattcctttttcttttctatgcATCGAATAATAGAAATTAAGGGCTTTACAAAAACAGCAAAATTAAAGCATTAAATTAATGTTGCtatcaaaatttcaattttttattgacAATTAATTGGCATTTACAGTTAATCAAACCCATATTACTACCTATtactatacccaaaaaaaagggaaaaaagaacTACATATGATCAGCTTATATCAATTCCATTTTGATATCCTAGGATAGTagacaatttattttttcttagttCCTAACAAATATAGGTCACTGTTAAATCATTATATCAAAACCTCCATCCAAATGTGAATTTGCAATTGAATTCTCAAGTAACTGaacttcctctttcttttatcttttgtcTTTCAAATTGATGGGAGAGGCATTTCTTAATTGTTGAGTTGCGTTTATAAGTTCTGTCCATAAGCTATTGGGCTTTCTATTCTTTTTGGGTCTTCAATCTTTTTAGAAATAGGTTAAATCGACTTTGGTACTCTACCACTGCAATGTATCATTTCAATTAAGATATGTTTGGTATTTTATCATTGCCATATTTCAATGAAATATGATTATCGAAAAAGTGATTGTGGGGACAGATGATTATCGAGAAGATAACGTGTAAAGTTTAATACATTTACTATATTTAAGAAGacgaagaagaaaaagaggtaGTTCGagcaaaaagggaaaaataagTGACTTTCCCTTTTATTGTTACGAGAATGTTGCTTAGCAAACGTAGGAATATCATTTCCACTAATTAAATGCTTGGGAATGTGCCATGGAGCCTCCTTGAAGCATTGCTAGCTAGAAGCAGGTGTTATTCcttaaaatgataatattatGAGATCATTTCCCTTATTGCATTCAGTCGTCACCATTCACAAAGACCAAGTTATCATCCTCTTAAAGCATTCACAAACCTGACGATTCAGGAGGGTTATTGCCTTGTGGTTATTGGGCCATTATGATAAATATAAGTAAACAAATTCTATCAATTCTCATATAGCTCTATAGGCACAAATTTTCCATCATATAATTTCAGATTTCATACACCATTTGACAGTTTAAGAATTACTAGCATTATTCCCTATCTCTTCACATAATCAAAAGAGatatcaaatattttgatttttcagtCTTAAAAGTATCCTTGTGCCTCATAATCGGATGTTTGTATTCTGGTTTAGTAATGGTAAAGAGTCACACTGTATTCGAGAATAGCATCACCAGTTGTAGCATTGAAGTAACTGGTCTTAATCTTGGCAAACCCTCTCGCCATCCTGAACTTACCTCTCCCACCCACGATCGCCACTTCACGATCAGCCTCTGTTACCGGATTCCTCGAGAACAAACTGAAGGAACTCCCATTAAACTTGCCAGTCGTAAAGGCAAAATCAGCGTACAAAACTATGGTAAACTTGCTAGCGTCTTGACTGGATGACAGATAGAGCCCCTGTGCGTTTCCGATTATCTTCGATGTTGGTTCAGGCCCTACTCTGAGAGGATCATCGATTGCAA containing:
- the LOC18607590 gene encoding dirigent protein 15, coding for MEGKMIFAWAMMFCLTVAPPVHSEYYSKTVTPVANVEKKTHLHFFLHDILSGQNPSAVMVARANLTKKDDSPTPFGSLFAIDDPLRVGPEPTSKIIGNAQGLYLSSSQDASKFTIVLYADFAFTTGKFNGSSFSLFSRNPVTEADREVAIVGGRGKFRMARGFAKIKTSYFNATTGDAILEYSVTLYHY